The window GCAACATCTACTATAATGTCATTCAAAAATGAAACATCAATGCTGGTGGCTCTTGGCTTCTTTTATTTATTGATTAAGAGCTACCCGAAATCTGTTTATTTGTGGTGGCTTCTATTAGGGGAAGAAACTAATctggaaaaaataaaaaactacttATGCACATAGGTATTTCATACCAAATTAACAAAATTGAGGTGTGAATGCTTATTGATTAAAGACCGAGTGGTCAAACAATGGGTGTGGGTAGCTCTTTTGTTTGAGATTTTAACATTATAGGTCATTAATAAAAAAGTATTTATATCTATATTACCATTTTTCGATTATTTGAATAATAGCAGATTTTATAACAAATGTATCATATTCAAACAAAATACTATATCCCTTTAGTAGTACGTAACTGAACTCATTTATCTCTCTTCCACAAAATTAGGGATTGCATTTATTATCTTATGCCTCTtctcaaaacaaaaaagaaaatcatctatttccatttcttttccttttataatgtattatttttctccttttttatcCTTTCAGTTTTCTCTTATTTGGGGGAAGGAGAATTGGATCAGGCTGCTTTAGTGATTTGAATCAAAGAGTTATCAAGTGATGACATATTTTCGGTTAATGTTGATCTTTATCGTTATATTTCTTGTTATAAATAAGATAACATTTGCATATTTATGGTAAATTTATGGAATAAATATGTTagtacatataaaatatatatttgaagTATATGTATGGTCTAAATTCTTTTATATCTAAAACAATCCATGCATAACTCATGAATCATGATactataattatataattattattccATGTATAACATTAGAAATTAACTTATATAAAAACACATCTAAAAGCAAATTCCATTATAATACTAGAATAATaccatatattattattttaccaAAATTATACCATATATATAATTTGCAAATACTGTACATAACACATTTGAACATCAAAATACTATTATTATACTCGGGGGCAGAGCTATGGTTCGGTCGAACCCAATTGCTTTGGTCCAAATTCTATATTTATCTTAtgaaattcattgaatatgtattaattattaCTTTAGAACACAGTAACTTAAAAGGATTAGAACTCCAAACTCATAATCTTCAAATTCCGGCTCCACCTCTAATTATACTAGCATTATACAATATATAAAATCTCCATATCATTTTCATAAACATATCTGAAGTGTCTAGAATAAATTATTATATAACTATTATACATTGTATATTTGTTATTAAAAAATACACATCTTATCAAACTATGCATGAAATATGTAGAATTGTAACTTTTTAACTATTTAAGAAGGAAAAAAATCATTTTTATGTGTTTCGACTATACATAGACACTatatctgatataatggaaaaGGAAGAAAGTTATGGTAGCTAATTTTTAGGAAGAAAGTTATGGACCGGGCGAAAAAGTAGAAAAGAGTTGTTTAGGAATTAGGATGTCGCAGAATACAAATATGTAGCTGGCTAGCTGCCACATTTGTTAATTACGTCATACTTCTAaacttttgtaaattttgttaaaatattgcaCAATTATGTTTTTTCCTCCTTGTTTATGCTAATTCATAGGTCAGATATATAATGCTATTTGTATATGCTCCCAGTCCTCGACAAGCCTTGAACATAATAGCTTATTAATGATTTAAAATTTTCCTCACTTGGCAAGCAAATTGGTTAAATGGAAAAGGAAGAGAAATATCTCTGTTGAGCCCACAAGTTTTCTTTCCAGAACAAGGATAACCCAAATTTTTTACTTCTCATTCTCCCATCTCAACCCAAGGAAATGGTCCAAAGTCTCTCCAACCTTCTCTAGCATTTTCACTCTTCCAAACGGGGAGACAGATTTATTTAGTAAAATAGAGAAGACCATGAACCTTTAGAACAGATGATAACAATGAATGGCAGATAGGAACATAACGTGCAGGATGTTAAGAGAACTGCATGAACTTTAGGATATAATTATGATATTGTTGCATCCTTAAGAGATCCGCTGACCACCACACCTGTTGAAGTTCGCATAGAATGTATTCCTAGTGCAGCAACGCAAGCGCCATCTGTTTTTAGATGTGGTTGTACTAGCTCCCAAATCTTTTTCTTCGCTACCTGTATACAGTTGAAGAACGTCATCAGCCCAAAAACGCAAATAAACTACCCTCCACCCTCCTCATCCAACAAAAAAATGTAACTATAGGGATGAGCACAACACTCTCTTTAACAAAGGAGAAGCAAGCAAACACGATAGGAGTCGGTAATTCCAATGCTTACTCCTGTGCAATACACTATAAAGCTTTTAATAAAAAGTGCTATTAAGAAACCTATAGACAAGCTACTTAGCTCTTTCTGGAAAACACTACCCTATTCTTAGCAACTCGAGAAGAAGACTTAAGgtgcaattttattttttttttatttttttttgagatGGTAACAAAGACTTAAGGTGCAAATTCTAACAGATATCCATCTTAACAGATTAAATATAATTCCATCCAATTCCAAATTCAGGAAACTGCAGATCTTCAACGCACAAAAGGGTTTTCCCCCCAAAATCATTAAGATGTAAACATGTagtataaaattttagaaactgcGGGATAAGCATCTGTAAGACAGACTCCAAGAAACGCATGATAGGCCGCACTTTATAATTTTGCAAATACAGCTATGGGAAAGAGGGCATCTAGTAATAGATGGAAGAACAGATATATAGGACATATGCAGCAGAGAGAAATGGGTAATAAACCTACTATTTCTTTTTTCTGTCTTCCCAAGTTCCAAGAACATATTGGATATCTTTAGTTAAAACAAAGCAGGAGAAACAAAGAGCTTATCCAAAAACATTAGTTTAATACAAGGGGAGAAAACCATTTGGCATAATAGTTCTTTCCTGATGGTCCAGAAACACTAAGAAGCGAGGTAAGTGTAACTTCTGCAAACAAAAGATTTCCTTCCGAGTTTGACACGCCTGTAAACGCAATTATTCTTTAAAACCTGAATCACAAGTGCATGTAACCTATAAACAGTCAAAAACTTAACCTGGACTGTCACCTTAAGTCAAATGAGCGATAATAGAGGAAAGCACTGCCCTCCCCTCCGCAACTCACTAACCTCATAGCATAAACTAGTTGCTTCAAGTTaataaaataacacatagaaGCCTCTTGGCTTTTAGGCTAGTGCACCACCTCTTATAGGCAATCAAACTTTACAATGGAGATTTTACCTGGTTGGGCGTTGCCACCTCAGGGAGATTCTCCTTTTCATCATTAGAACCAAACCATATCCTTTCCCCAGGTACTGAGCCTTCAGGCGGCTCAAGAAGTTCCACGTTCTCATGAGATGCATCAGATGCTGCCATCAGCATTCCATTTGACTTGACACCACGCATATTCCTTGGCTTTAAATTTGCAAGAACAATCACATTCCTTTCCTGCATGTTGCAGCATGCATCAAATGTTTTCTTCAAATTACGCAGTGTAAGAATCTTAAACAGCCCACTATTGATGGACTTTAGAAGCTTAGGAGTGTTAGAAACAGAGTCACTATAATCATAGGCGAATCCGGAATTTGAAATTCATGGGTTCCTGTTGTAATCtcaaattaatatacaataataactgggttcacagttagatatttatagatatttaatgaattttttaataaAAGATACATGGTCTATGCAAAAGTTacggggttcccgggaacccatACAATACACTCTAGATCCGCCACTGACTATAATGTACACACCATAAGCAAGCTTTGTTATTCTTACGATATGCCAAAAACCAGCATATTATTAATTACGGAAAGAGAAAAGACTGAACCAAACAATCATAAATGAGTGGTCCCAAGAAAAAAACTGATAATAAAGTTCTATTTTCCAGTTTGACCAGAAAAGTGCTCCTATTATACTTGAAGCAAGTGATTTCATTTAAACCTATCCGCTAGGATTTACAAAGATCCAAAGTCCAACCCTTTTGAGATGCCTCTGTGAAGAcaggaaaagaagagaagaatTGGAGAATAGGTTGCTTGATTATAACCTCAAGCCATTGGGGTTCAAACAACCTTTACAAGAAttacaaataaagaaaaaagattAAAGGCCAGTAATTACATTGCTAGAAAATCTCCTAATTACCTAATTACGAGGATGTGAGAATCTTTCCATATTTACATAGTATAGGTTTTTGCCATATTTAACACTCCCCCTCGAGCTGGAGCATAAATATCATATGCTCCTACTTTGCCATAAATATAAGTGGAAATTGTTTTTCCTTATCATTGTATAAGGAAATTATTGTTTCTCCTTATACAACTAAGCATAAAAGTTAATAGACAGGCGCAACCTGAAACGAGACTATCTGAAATGAAGTAATTTGAGAAAGGGCACCACGAAAGGTCAGAATAACTTTATCAAGGACACTTTTGCAGTCTTAGATAATGCAAAGGTTAAACTTTGCATGGAGCAGTTATGCAGTCTATTATGTTATTAACTGTTGAAGTATGCAAAAGACGGACAAAATCATGAGCAATAATTTGTAGAGGAATATTGAATAACCACATTTGAGAAGGGTTAGCTGACTAGAAACTTCTCTTGGGAACTTCTGTAAGCCGGATGATAGCAGCCAGGTTGCACCGTTAGCTGGTTAACTATCACCGAGTAGGCAATGGAATGGAAAACAGATAGTCACGGTATCTTTTGAACCAGCCATGTAGTAAAAATAGCTACTATAGAAGCAAGTGCTTTCATTTTTAGACAAGATTCAGAGTGGATGGCTTATTGTGAGCTAGTCATCTCAAGGAGGATAAGTGGACCATTTTCCATGTCAATGCGAAGGTAACTTGCTGTCATGTGAATAAGAGAGCATCAGATATTCAGAATCACGAAATAATGTTTTGCTTGAGTTTTGCAAAAATGAAGATTCCTTTTAAGGGCTCATCTAAAAGCTTTGGTACAAAGAAATATTTGCTGGAGTAAGAGATGCAGAATAAGAATAACTGAAGAGCAACATCGTCCCTAGGCAATGGCTGACTGGTTGAGGCATAAGAGTAACAAAATGAAGATTTCAGTTCCGGTTGCCAGCTAAAACACCGGGGCAGATTTGGTTCACAGACTTGTTATGCAGGCAGATGATACAGGGACTGTTATGCGGCGTGTAATAATGCAGAAATTGGGATACAACGAATAGTAATATAGTGGTTGTAATACGATGAATTATAATAAATGGATTGTAATGCAGGGATTGCCTACTTTAAGGCCATCTGTCTTTAAAAATACTCTTATCCACAACGGCGGAGCTAGTAAAGAGGGAAGGGGTCAAGGGGGTTAATAGAATCCCCTTTTATCGAAAATTATGCTGTGcaaatagggtaaaaattaaataaactgTTGAATCCCCTTAATATAAGAGAAAATTCTAGTGTTGTGGTAAGCAAGTTCAAAAGTTATTTCAGATCACAAGTTCGAATCATAATTttgaaattctagtatttttctTAATCCCCTTATATAATAAGTTCCTGGCTCCACCATTGCTTATTTAGGTATTGTTGATAAACATATTCTTATTCGATATTCCATctcatataaaataaaacataaattCCAACATAAGCTACACCAGTACTAGTTATGACAAGTTTAATACCGAAAAGAAGATAGTAGATTAGCACACATAGTTTTACACAAGAAACCAAATAATGTTTTATTACATTAGTAATGCAGATTTTCACATAGTATTAATTATGTAGAATTCAAGGGGAAATTACTTTTCCTTATACAACTATCTAACGGGGTTAGAGAATAggataaaaattatatacatTAAGGGATCGTTTGGCTGCGGGTTTAGAAAGGGAGTTATTCATGTATTAAAACTAGCATAGCTAATACCATATCTGGTAGCTTTTTAGTTGCTTCGTATAAAATTTAGCACACCGAGCCATTAGATTATAATTTTACAATCCCACATAAATAAAACATGTATAAGTTATCAGTCAAATTATAAGTTATTTTATGAAGGGTAGAAGATGGAATAACTAAACCTTGCATAACTAATCTCTGCCTTATTAATTCTTATGCTGAACCCTGCATAATTAACCAGCTACCAAACAACCCCGACActttaaattctattttatagtATCAATGTAATTTAATCGTTACAGCAAGTTCTCACTCTATTTATCAGGTTATCATATCATGCTTGATAGAAAGAATTACCTATTATTACAGGCCAATTTTAGCTAATAGTGTTGAAAATTCTTTATACTATCAATGCACAGAACTTAAAAATACTAACAACTTGTTTAGATgattgttacctattgtattgtatcgtattgttacatTAAATATAATGTTtgttgtatcgtatcgttaaattcgtCGTTATGTAATGAtgaaaagtgtcactttatgcaaccgatttggtgtggtcgcgtcgcTACCTTATTTTTTCTCTTATCTTGCCCTTTATTATCATTAAATAATCCTTTagcctacctttttatataataattctaccccGTAGCATAATTTTTCTTTGTAATACTGCAAGTTTATTCTTCCAATTAGTACGTGTCTACTGGTACGTGACTTCATGAAACAATGACAAACGATACAATTTATCTAAATATTATACTcatcaaacgatacagtacaGTACAGTATAATCCAATACAATATGATACACTATGAAACAttatgtaacaaccatccaaacaagctgtaaagaAATAGATGCATTATAAGGACAGGTACCTGAAGATGGTCAAGAGGCACATATTTAACAAGCCCACTACATATAATTCTGGGCTCAGCCTCACCAACATCAACCTCTTCAACATAAAGCGAATCAGCCTCGTCGTGTCTCCAGGCCTTAAGTATTCGCCCAACCCTAATGTCCAATGTATTAGCCGCATCCTTAATCTTCCTCAGCTTAGTCTCCTCATCTTCCTCTAATGAAGAATCTTGTTCTGTTACACTCACATTTGACGGCGTCGTACAATAGAAATTGAAgcataattttgtgttatgaTTGTTCCAGTGACCAATCTTCTGACAATTGGTGCTGAAAAtggtattattattgttatttttatggtGCAATAATGAGGAGGAACAATAACTTGGCCTTGAGCGTGAAGCAATAGCAGTAATTGAATTTGTGTGGCGAGAAAGTAATAATGTGCCACTTCCCTTTAACCAATTAGCTGCCCCTACTCC is drawn from Nicotiana tomentosiformis chromosome 12, ASM39032v3, whole genome shotgun sequence and contains these coding sequences:
- the LOC104107957 gene encoding uncharacterized protein → MNVMGVGAANWLKGSGTLLLSRHTNSITAIASRSRPSYCSSSLLHHKNNNNNTIFSTNCQKIGHWNNHNTKLCFNFYCTTPSNVSVTEQDSSLEEDEETKLRKIKDAANTLDIRVGRILKAWRHDEADSLYVEEVDVGEAEPRIICSGLVKYVPLDHLQERNVIVLANLKPRNMRGVKSNGMLMAASDASHENVELLEPPEGSVPGERIWFGSNDEKENLPEVATPNQVAKKKIWELVQPHLKTDGACVAALGIHSMRTSTGVVVSGSLKDATIS